A section of the Polynucleobacter sp. AP-Sving-400A-A2 genome encodes:
- a CDS encoding diacylglycerol kinase — MTAPYDIKQNPHKGNRGLTRAWHAAKNSWCGIVYAFQEESAFRQELFLLVVLTPIALFLPISPLEKCALIASLIMVLVVELLNSSVEAAIDRISFDHHDLSKRAKDFGSAAVMLALLISALLWVTICIPLVIN; from the coding sequence GTGACGGCACCTTACGACATCAAGCAAAACCCCCATAAAGGTAATCGGGGTCTCACAAGAGCATGGCATGCAGCCAAGAACTCTTGGTGCGGCATAGTCTATGCATTTCAAGAGGAAAGTGCTTTTAGGCAAGAGCTTTTCTTGCTTGTGGTGCTGACGCCAATTGCCCTTTTCTTGCCAATTAGCCCGCTTGAGAAATGCGCCCTCATTGCATCGCTCATTATGGTTTTAGTGGTCGAGCTCCTCAACTCCAGCGTTGAGGCAGCGATCGATCGTATTTCATTTGATCATCATGATCTATCGAAAAGAGCAAAAGATTTTGGCTCAGCTGCCGTCATGCTCGCCTTACTAATTTCCGCCCTATTGTGGGTAACGATTTGCATACCTCTGGTCATCAATTAG